The genomic window CGCACACCGCCGCCATGGAGCGGGCGCTCACCGGCCTGCTCCGCGCCGACCCGTCGGCCGACGTCCGGGCGGTCACCCTCGGCGACCTCCCGCCCGACGCCGCCGCGGCGCTGCGCCGCCGGCGGGCCGCCGTCGGACTGCCGGTCGACGACGGCGCACCCGTGCTCGTCCGTGACGACGGCACCCGCCCCGGCCCCGCCGACGCCGCCCTGGTGCTGCGCCGCGCCCGGTCGGTGCGGATCTCCGTCGACGGCAACGCCCACTTCTGCCGCGGGCTGCTCACCACCCGCTATCCCGGGTCGGAGGCCGACCAGGTGCCCCGCCCCGACGACCGTCCCGTCCTGCCCCTGGAGGTCCTGCCGTGAAGGCCGTCCGCGTGCACGAGTACCACGCCGACCCCACGATCGACGACATCCCGGAACCGGAGATCCGGGGTCCCCTCGACGTCGTCGTCAGGATCGGCGGCGCCGGGGTGTGCCGCACCGACCTGCACATCCTCGAGGGCCAGTGGGCCGACCTGCAGAACCCCGACCTGCCCTACGTGATCGGGCACGAGAACGCCGGGTGGGTGCACGCGGTCGGGGAGGGGGTCACCAACGTCGCCGTCGGCGACACGGTGATCCTGCACCCGCAGCCCAGCTGCGGCCTGTGCCTGGCCTGCCGCGCCGGCCGGGACATGCAGTGCGAGCACGCCTTCTTCCCCGGGCTGTCGAACGACGACGGCGGCATGGCCGAGTACCTGCGCACCACCGCCCGCGCCTGCGTGAGGCTCGACCCGTCGACCGACCCGGCCGACGTCGCGGCGCTGGCCGACGCCGGCATCACCGCCTACCACGCCGTGCGCAAGGCCCTGCCGCTGCTGCACCCGGGCACCACGGCGGTCGTGCAGGGCGCCGGCGGCCTCGGCCACATCGGCGTCCAGTGCCTGGCCGCGCTGTCGGCCACCCGGGTCGTCGTCGTCGACCGCAACCCCGAGGCACTCGAGCTCGCCCGGCAGATCGGCGCGGACGAGACCGTGGTGGCCGACGGCGACCAGGTGCGGGCCGTCCAGGAGCTGACCGGCGGGGGTGCGGACGTCGTCTTCGACTTCGTCGCCGAGCAGGGTGCCGAGACGGACGCCTGGCACATGACCGGCCCGGCCGGCTCGCTCTACGTCATCGGCTACGGCGGCGAGCTGCGGATCCCGACGCTGGAGTTCGTCGCCGCGGAGAAGAACGTCGTCGGCAACATCGTCGGCACCTACACCGACCTGGCCGAGCTGATGGTGCTCGCGCAGGCCGGGAAGGTCACCCTGCACACCCGGCAGTACCCGCTCGACCGGGCCGTGGACGCGCTGCGGGACCTCGACGCCGGGAAGGTCCGGGGCCGCGCGATCCTCGTGCCCTGAGCCGGCGCGGCCCCGGCCCGTCCCGGCCGGGGTCGCGTCTACCGCTCGGTGTCCATGCGCTGCACGAGGTCGCCGCTGAACCGGTACACGTGCCGGACGGTCTCCCGTGACAGGACCGTGCCGCCCGGGTCCCGCACGGTCATGGCCACGGTGACCGCCACCGAGCCGTCGGGGCGCTCCTCGAACCCGGTCGGCCGCAGCAGGGGGCGGATCTGCGCCCACTGGCGCTCCCAGTAGCCGCGCACCTCCTCGTGCCCGGAGAGCCGGCCGCCCTCCCAGCCGTTGGGCCAGTCGACGTCGGGGGCCATGGCGGCCAGAACCGCGTCCACGTCGCGGGCGGTGAAGGCCGCGTACAGCGAGCGCAGCCGGTCGGCGCGGTCCGGTGGGGTCATGGGTCGGGTCCTCTCGCGACGGCGGTCCGGGCACCCGCCATCCTGGTGCCCCACCCGCCCGACAGGAGAGACCATGACGCTCGCCGCCCCGCGGCACCCCGCCACCGCCGCCGACGACGCCGCGCTGCGCGAGATCGAGCAGCGCGTGCTGTGGCTGGCCACGGCGGTCGTCGACCACGCCAACCGGGTGCGCCCGAACCCGGGCGGGCTCAAGGTCGGCGGCCACCAGGCCTCCAGCGCGTCGATGGTGACGATCATGACGGCGCTGTGGCTGGAGCAGTTGCGGGCCGACGACCGGGTGTCGGTGAAGCCGCACGCCTCGCCGGTGCTGCACGCGCTGGAGTTCCTGCTCGGGCAGCTCGACGCCTCCTGGCTGACCACGCTGCGCGCGTTCGGCGGGCTGCAGTCCTATCCCTCGCGGCTGAAGGACCCCGTGCCGGCGGACTACTCGACCGGCTCGGTCGGCATCGGGGCGACCGCGCCGATCTGGGGCGCGCTGGCGCGCCGCTACGTCAACACCCAGTTCGGCACCGGCGGCACGGGACGGCAGTGGTCGCTGGTCGGCGACGCCGAGCTCGACGAGGGCGCGGTGTGGGAGGCCGTGCTCGACCCGATGGTCGCCGAGCTCGGCGAGGTGAACTGGATCGTCGACCTCAACCGGCAGTCGCTGGACCGCGTCGTCCCCACCATGGGCGCGACCCGGCTGCAGGGGATGTTCACCGCCGCCGGCTGGCAGGTGCTCACCGTCAAGTACGGCGCGCTGCTGGAGGAGCTGTTCACCCGGCCCGGCGGCGCGCAGCTGCGGGACCGCATCGACGGCATGGGCAACGCCGAGTACCAGCGGCTGCTGCGGCGCACGGCCGAGGAGGTCCGCCGCGAGCTGCCGGGGGAGGGGCCCGGCGCCGGGGCGATCGCCGCGCTCGTCGCCGGGGTCTCCGACGCCGACCTGCTCGCCGCGGTGCGCAACCTCGGCGGCCACGACCTCGGCGCGCTGCGCGAGGCCTTCTCGCGGATCGACGACACCCGCCCCACCGTCGTGATCGCCTATACGCTCAAGGGCTACGGGCTGGCCACCGAGGGGCACCCGCAGAACCACTCGGCGCTGCTCACCGAGGCGCAGCTGGGCGAGCTGGCCGAGCGGGTCGGCGTCGACCCCGCCCGGCCGTGGGCCGGCTTCCCGGCCGGCAGCCGCCCCGCGGAGCTGCTGGCCGCGGCCGCCGCGCGGCTGCGGCGCCCGGCGCCCGAGGACCGGCCCGCGCCGCCCGTGCCGGCCGACCTGGGCCGCACGCCGTCGGGCACCGCCACCACGCAGGCGGCGCTGGGCCGCACGCTGCTCGACCTCAGCCGCGCCGCGCCGGAGGTGGGCCGGCGGGTGGTCACCGTCAGCCCCGACGTGTCCAGCTCGACCAACCTCGGCGGCTGGGTGAACAAGGTCGGCGTCTGGTCGCACGAGGACCGGCGCAACTGGTTCGCCGACGACCCCGAGACGATCCTGCACTGGCGGGAGCGGCCCTCGGGCCAGCACGTGGAGCTCGGCATCGCCGAGACCAACCTGGTCGGCGCCATCGGGGAGCTGGGCGCCACGTGGTCACGGTGGGGTCAGCCGCTGCTGCCGGTCGGCGTCCTCTACGACCCGTTCGTGGGGCGGGCGCTGGAACCCTGGTCGTTCACCATCTACGCCGGCGGGCAGTCGCTGCTGGTCGGGACGCCGTCGGGCGTGACGCTGGCGCCCGAGGGCGGCGCGCACCAGTCGATCACCACGCCGTCGATCGGGCTCGAGCAGCCCGGCTGCCTGTCCTACGAGCCGGCGTTCGCCCTCGACACCGAGTGGGTGCTGCTCGCCGCGCTCGGGCAGATGGGCCGCCCCGGCGGGTCCTCGGCCTACGTGCGGCTGTCCACCCGGCCGGTCGACCAGGCGCTGGCCGCCGTCCCCGCCGACCCGGCCGCACGGGAGCGGCGGCGCCGCCAGGTGGTGGCCGGCGCCTATCCGCTGCGCCGGGTGCCGCGCCCGGCGGTCACCCTCGCCGCGATGGGCGCGCTCGTCCCCGAGGCGCTGGCCGCCGCCGAGCGGCTCGACGGGCTCGGGTTCCCCGCCGACGTCGTCGTCGTCACCAGCCCCGGGCTGCTGTTCCGGGCGCTGCAGGCACGCCGCGGCCTGGACGAGGCCGCGCCGTGGGTGCTCGACGCCGCGCTGCCCGCCGACCGGGCCACGCCGCTGGTCACCGTCCTCGACGGGCACCCGCACACGCTGGCCTTCCTCGCCGGCGTGCGCGGGGTGCCGGCCGCGCACCTGGGCGTCACCCGCTTCGGGCAGTCCGGCGACCTCGACAGCGTGTACCGCTCCCACGGCCTCGACGTCGACTCGCTGGTCGGCGCGGCGCTCGACCTCGTCGACTGACGGTGCGCGCGTTCGTCGTCACCGGGCCAGGCGAGGGCGGGGTGCAGGAGGTGCCCGACCCCGTGGCGGCCCCGGGGGAGGTGGTCGTCGACGTCGAGCGGGCCGGCGTGTGCGGCACCGACGTCGAGTTCTGGACCGGCGAGATGGCCTACCTGCACCAGGGGCACGCCGCCTACCCGGTGCGGCTCGGGCACGAGTGGGCCGGCACCGTCACCGCGGTGGGGGAGGGCGTGGACCCCTCCTGGACCGGCCGGCGGGTCACCGGCGACACGATGCTGGGCGAGGGCAGCTGCCGCCGCTGCCGGCGCGGGCAGCAGCACGTCTGCGCGCAGCGGCAGGAGGTGGGCATCCGCGGCGGCCGCCCGGGGGCGCTGGCCGAGCGGCTCGCCGTGCCGGCGAGGTCGCTGCACGCCCTGCCCGGCGCCGTCGACCCCGTCCTCGGCGCGCTGGTCGAGCCCGGCGGCAACGCGCTGCGGGCGGCGCGGGCCACCGGCGCGGGGCCGGGCGACCGGGCGCTGGTGGTCGGCCCCGGCACGATCGGCCTGCTGACGGCGATGTTCCTGCGGGCCGCCGGCGCGGAGGTGCACCTGCTGGGCGTCACCGCGCCGTCGCTCGCCTTCGCCCGGGACCTGGGGTTCGCCGCCTCCGACGTCCCGCCGGACCTCCCGCTCGACGCCGTCGTCGACGCCTCGAGCGACCCCGCCGCCCCGGCGCGGGCGCTGGACCTCGTGGAGCCGGGCGGCCGGGTGGTCTACATCGGGCTGGCCGGGGTCCCGAGCACGGTGGACACCCGGGCGCTGGTGCTCGGCGACGTCACCGCGGTGGGCGTCCTGTCCGCCTCCCCCGGGCTCGCCGACACGGTGGCCGCGTACGCCGCCGGCGACGTCGACCCGCGGCCGCTGGTGGCCGCCACCGTGGGCCTCGCGCAGGTGGGCGCGGTGCTCGGCGGGCGGCGGCCCGAGGGCGCCGGGCCGGGACCCAAGGTGCAGGTCGACATGACGACCTGACGACCGGGGTGCCGCGCGCAGCGGCGAGGTCCTCGTGTGGGAGCGTTTCCCCCGTGATCGGACACGAGGACCTCGCCGTGCGGACGCTGGGGCCCTGCCGCATCGACTCGCCGCTGGCCGAGCGGCTGGCCGCCCGGGAGACGACGCAGCACTCGGTGGTGGAGGACGACCGCATCCTCTTCGACGACACGCTCTCCATGGCCGGGGTCCGCGGCGTCCCGGTCGGGCAGCTGCCCAGTCTCGAGCCCGGCGGCCCGCGCCAGCGCATCTACTTCGACCCGGCCAAGACGCGGGTCGGCATCGTCACCTGCGGCGGGCTGTGCCCGGGCCTCAACGACGTCATCCGCGGGCTGGTGCTCGAGCTGTGCCGCCACTACGGCGTGCGCCGGATCGTCGGCTTCCGCAACGGCTACCGCGGCTTCATCCCGCACTACGGCGAGGACGTCGTCGACCTCTCGCCCGAGGTCGTCCAGCACATCGACGACGAGGGCGGCACGATCCTCGGCACCTCGCGCGGGATGCAGGACCCCGAGGAGATCGTCGACGCGCTCGAGCGGCTGGCGATCAACATCCTGTTCGTCATCGGCGGCGACGGGACGATCCGCGGCGCGATGGAGGTCGTGCGGGTCATCGGCGAGCGCGGGCTGAAGATCGCCGTCGTCGGCGTGCCGAAGACGATCGACAACGACATCCCCTACATCGACCAGAGCTTCGGCTTCCAGACGGCGATGTCGGAGGCGACGAAGTCCATCCACGCCGCGAGCGTGGAGGCGCGGTCGGCGCCCGGCGGCGTCGGGCTGGTCAAGCTCATGGGCCGGCACTCGGGCTTCATCGCCTGCTACTCGACGCTGGCCAAGGACGACGCCGACTACGTGCTCATCCCGGAGGTGCCCTTCGCCCTGCAGGGGGAGGGCGGCTTCCTCGAGCACCTGCGGCGCCGGGTGGAGGACCGCGGGCACGCGGTCGTCGTGGTGGCCGAGGGCGCCGGTCAGGAGCACATCGAGGAGCACGAGCCCGGCCGCGACGCCTCGGGGAACGTCCGCCTCGGCGACATCGGCCGGCTGATGCGCCGGCTGATCACCGAGCACCTCGACGACGCCAAGGTCGAGAACAACGTCCGCTACTTTGACCCGAGCTACGCCATCCGCAGCGTGCCGGCCAACCCCTACGACAGCGCCTACTGCCTGCGGCTCGCGCACGCCGCCGTGCACGCGGCGATGGCCGGGCGCACCGAGGTGATCGTGGCGCGGCGGCGGCGGCGGTTCGTGCACATCCCGATGGCGCTGGCGGTCAGCCGCCGCAACCACGTCGACCCGCTGGGCGACCTGTGGATGTCGGTGCTCGAGGCGACCGGGCAGCCCGTCCGGTTCGAGTAGCCGGCGGGGGCGGCGGCGGTGTTCCTGCGCATCTGGACCTACGGGGTCCTCCCGGACGCGCTGAACCGCTTCGTCGCCGCCTACGGGCCGGACGGGGAGTGGGCGCGGCTGTTCGCCCGGGCCGACGGCTTCCTCGGCAC from Geodermatophilus normandii includes these protein-coding regions:
- a CDS encoding NAD(P)-dependent alcohol dehydrogenase, encoding MKAVRVHEYHADPTIDDIPEPEIRGPLDVVVRIGGAGVCRTDLHILEGQWADLQNPDLPYVIGHENAGWVHAVGEGVTNVAVGDTVILHPQPSCGLCLACRAGRDMQCEHAFFPGLSNDDGGMAEYLRTTARACVRLDPSTDPADVAALADAGITAYHAVRKALPLLHPGTTAVVQGAGGLGHIGVQCLAALSATRVVVVDRNPEALELARQIGADETVVADGDQVRAVQELTGGGADVVFDFVAEQGAETDAWHMTGPAGSLYVIGYGGELRIPTLEFVAAEKNVVGNIVGTYTDLAELMVLAQAGKVTLHTRQYPLDRAVDALRDLDAGKVRGRAILVP
- a CDS encoding nuclear transport factor 2 family protein, with protein sequence MTPPDRADRLRSLYAAFTARDVDAVLAAMAPDVDWPNGWEGGRLSGHEEVRGYWERQWAQIRPLLRPTGFEERPDGSVAVTVAMTVRDPGGTVLSRETVRHVYRFSGDLVQRMDTER
- a CDS encoding transketolase-like TK C-terminal-containing protein, which codes for MTLAAPRHPATAADDAALREIEQRVLWLATAVVDHANRVRPNPGGLKVGGHQASSASMVTIMTALWLEQLRADDRVSVKPHASPVLHALEFLLGQLDASWLTTLRAFGGLQSYPSRLKDPVPADYSTGSVGIGATAPIWGALARRYVNTQFGTGGTGRQWSLVGDAELDEGAVWEAVLDPMVAELGEVNWIVDLNRQSLDRVVPTMGATRLQGMFTAAGWQVLTVKYGALLEELFTRPGGAQLRDRIDGMGNAEYQRLLRRTAEEVRRELPGEGPGAGAIAALVAGVSDADLLAAVRNLGGHDLGALREAFSRIDDTRPTVVIAYTLKGYGLATEGHPQNHSALLTEAQLGELAERVGVDPARPWAGFPAGSRPAELLAAAAARLRRPAPEDRPAPPVPADLGRTPSGTATTQAALGRTLLDLSRAAPEVGRRVVTVSPDVSSSTNLGGWVNKVGVWSHEDRRNWFADDPETILHWRERPSGQHVELGIAETNLVGAIGELGATWSRWGQPLLPVGVLYDPFVGRALEPWSFTIYAGGQSLLVGTPSGVTLAPEGGAHQSITTPSIGLEQPGCLSYEPAFALDTEWVLLAALGQMGRPGGSSAYVRLSTRPVDQALAAVPADPAARERRRRQVVAGAYPLRRVPRPAVTLAAMGALVPEALAAAERLDGLGFPADVVVVTSPGLLFRALQARRGLDEAAPWVLDAALPADRATPLVTVLDGHPHTLAFLAGVRGVPAAHLGVTRFGQSGDLDSVYRSHGLDVDSLVGAALDLVD
- a CDS encoding zinc-dependent alcohol dehydrogenase, coding for MRAFVVTGPGEGGVQEVPDPVAAPGEVVVDVERAGVCGTDVEFWTGEMAYLHQGHAAYPVRLGHEWAGTVTAVGEGVDPSWTGRRVTGDTMLGEGSCRRCRRGQQHVCAQRQEVGIRGGRPGALAERLAVPARSLHALPGAVDPVLGALVEPGGNALRAARATGAGPGDRALVVGPGTIGLLTAMFLRAAGAEVHLLGVTAPSLAFARDLGFAASDVPPDLPLDAVVDASSDPAAPARALDLVEPGGRVVYIGLAGVPSTVDTRALVLGDVTAVGVLSASPGLADTVAAYAAGDVDPRPLVAATVGLAQVGAVLGGRRPEGAGPGPKVQVDMTT
- a CDS encoding ATP-dependent 6-phosphofructokinase, whose product is MIGHEDLAVRTLGPCRIDSPLAERLAARETTQHSVVEDDRILFDDTLSMAGVRGVPVGQLPSLEPGGPRQRIYFDPAKTRVGIVTCGGLCPGLNDVIRGLVLELCRHYGVRRIVGFRNGYRGFIPHYGEDVVDLSPEVVQHIDDEGGTILGTSRGMQDPEEIVDALERLAINILFVIGGDGTIRGAMEVVRVIGERGLKIAVVGVPKTIDNDIPYIDQSFGFQTAMSEATKSIHAASVEARSAPGGVGLVKLMGRHSGFIACYSTLAKDDADYVLIPEVPFALQGEGGFLEHLRRRVEDRGHAVVVVAEGAGQEHIEEHEPGRDASGNVRLGDIGRLMRRLITEHLDDAKVENNVRYFDPSYAIRSVPANPYDSAYCLRLAHAAVHAAMAGRTEVIVARRRRRFVHIPMALAVSRRNHVDPLGDLWMSVLEATGQPVRFE